The region TCGGAAACCGATCTGGAACGCGCCTACCGCTCGAATGTCGATCCACGGCTCAACTACGAACAGGCCCTGGAAATGGCGCTGACGATCGTGGACCGCTGCGGTACCTGAGTCAGGTGCTGCGCCGCCACCCGAGCACGATCATCACCACGCCGGACAGCACGCAGCCGATCGCGATCCATTCGTTCGGCAGGATCACTTCGCCAGCGAAGCTCACGCCCAACAGCACTGCAACCACCGGATTGACGTAAGCGTAGCTGGTGGTCAGTGCCGGCGCCACATTCTGCATCAGATAGACGTAGGCGCTGTAGGCGACGAGGCTGCCGAACACCGTCAGATAGGCAAGCGCGAGCAAGGCCTGCGGCGACACGTCCAGGCGCCAGCTTTCGCCGCGTGCGGCGCTGCCGATGAAGAACAGCAGGCCGGCGCACAGCATCTGGCAGGCGCTGTTCATCAGTCCGCCCGGCAGCGCCAGGCGACGGGAATAGACCGTACCGAAGGCCCAGCTCACCGAGGCAAACATCAGCAGGCCGGCCGATACCGGATTGGCGGCGAAGTCGCCGCCCAGGTTGAGCAGCACGATGCCGCCGAAGCCCAGCGCCAGCCCGATCCATTGAAACCGACCGGGCCATTCGCCCCCCAGGCCGGCGATCAGGCTGGCCCACAGCGGCACGGTGGCCACCGCCGTGGCGGCCAGGCCGGAGCCCACGGACTGCTGTGCCAGCACCACCCCGCCATTGCCGAAGCACAGCATCAGCAGGCCGATCAAGGCAGTGCCGGCCCATTGTCGGGCGCTCGGAGCGGGACGGCCGCGCAGGCGCAGCACCGTGTAGAGAATCGCGCCGGCGATCGAAAAGCGCAGGCCCGGGAAAAACAGGGGCGGAAAGCCTTGCAGCGCGAAGTGGATCGCGAGATAGGTCGAGCCCCAGACGAAGTAGACGGTCGCCATCGCCAGGATGGCGGTGGCGCTCGGCTCATTGCGGCGCGACGGTGCCTGCGTGCTCATGGATGAGGCTCTGCGCGGCGGAAAGGCGGCGCATTGTAGCGGAGCCTTGTATACGGCCCGCAGCTACGCGCGCCGAGCGGCGCTCGGGAATTTCTACACCGCTTGTTGCGTCCGCGCGTGGTCGCCGTAGCCGAAATGACCGGCCGTTTCGCCGGTGAGCCGGGCGACGGTCTGCATGTCCTCGTCCGCCAGCGGCGTGGCCGAGGACGAGGGCCGCAGGCGCGCCGCGGCGCTCTCCAGCAGCTTGCTGCCGGGATCGAGCCGGCAGTGCGAAAACAGTTTGCCCAGGGTTTCGCGCGGCGCTGCGCAGAGGTCCTCGTGACGGACCACGATGCAGGCCTCACGCAGGGCCGGTGAGGCGTCCAGCCGTTGTGCGATGAAGCGGTGTACGTCGTCCCACAGACGCGCCAGACCTTCGACCTCACGCCCTTCGACCCAGGCCTGCAGGATGGACGCGGCCTGTGAGCCTTCACCGATGTTGACGGGGCGGCGATCAAGCCCGAATTCGTAGTGACCGACACGCTGCATGTAGCGCAGGGCGCGCGGGTCTTCGCGGTGCAGTTTGCAGAAGCGTGTGTGCTGACTTTTGAGCGAGGCGATATGCGCTGCCGGCTCGCGCACCGGAATCACGAAGCGCGCGTCCGGAAACAGCCTGAGCAGGTATTCCAGGCGCGTGATGTTGTAGTTGCCCTTGGCCAGATAGCGTGAACCTCGACGCAGCCACAGCATCTTGCGCAGATGGTTGCGGTAGAAGTGCTCG is a window of Banduia mediterranea DNA encoding:
- the yedA gene encoding drug/metabolite exporter YedA encodes the protein MSTQAPSRRNEPSATAILAMATVYFVWGSTYLAIHFALQGFPPLFFPGLRFSIAGAILYTVLRLRGRPAPSARQWAGTALIGLLMLCFGNGGVVLAQQSVGSGLAATAVATVPLWASLIAGLGGEWPGRFQWIGLALGFGGIVLLNLGGDFAANPVSAGLLMFASVSWAFGTVYSRRLALPGGLMNSACQMLCAGLLFFIGSAARGESWRLDVSPQALLALAYLTVFGSLVAYSAYVYLMQNVAPALTTSYAYVNPVVAVLLGVSFAGEVILPNEWIAIGCVLSGVVMIVLGWRRST
- a CDS encoding sulfotransferase family protein, producing the protein MSEAGRTSEFEVPGWVDWLGKSVNQHPGFWVRMGNLESSVLDDRISGIKAEAPIYVSGLARSGSTILLEILAEHEQCATHAYKDFPLVLTPFFWNWFLDRSRSGQEQKIERAHGDGIEVSPDSPEAVEEPVWMAFFPELHSALRSNVLDASTEAPKFEHFYRNHLRKMLWLRRGSRYLAKGNYNITRLEYLLRLFPDARFVIPVREPAAHIASLKSQHTRFCKLHREDPRALRYMQRVGHYEFGLDRRPVNIGEGSQAASILQAWVEGREVEGLARLWDDVHRFIAQRLDASPALREACIVVRHEDLCAAPRETLGKLFSHCRLDPGSKLLESAAARLRPSSSATPLADEDMQTVARLTGETAGHFGYGDHARTQQAV